GTGTGAGACACCGGCAATTATCGTTAACCAATTCCACCTCACAAAAACCCTAAGCATCAGTACATCAGCAAGGTAATAAATGACGCAACATTAACTATTTCATGACAGTGATTTGCTCTATTCTTGCGAATTATgtatttacaaaataaattacCCGTAGAAGTACATGCAAAACAAAACCTTCTACAAAACTAACCTCAAATTGATCAGTTGGAAAACTTCTCACTAGCATTAGAACTTTTCATATAGTTTGTACTGCAATACGATTTTGATCAATTCCTTTTCGGAAAAATGTGACCTATGACCTTGGCAACCCCATTTCTGTCTAAGTGTCAAGTGCCCAAAAGGACATACTCAGTATCATTTTATTAGCGAAAATTTTAGATGAAACTTTATCAATAGTCGCTGCTGCGCTGCAAAGATATGATAAGTGAGATGACAATGTCCTTTATATGTAAACATATATATTGGGATACAGGTTGAATTGCACGAAAGTTACCACTGATGACAGTGATCTTCCCCGGAATGCTCTCTCCACACTTTTATGGTAACAAATAAGTCATGAAACTTAAGAGGTGAAGGGCATAACACTACTATTGCCACCTATTAGTATTGCTTTAAAACAGGGCCACAGATAAAATGCCCTCCAGTTTCTTTCATCACTTCTATGCACAGTGAACTTCCAAATTTGATTCCATTCACACAAATATAACAGAAACCTGCAATTTAAGCTAAATTACATAAAATACTTAATTCTCCATTCTCTCATAATGAAGCTTTGAAGGCTATAAATTATCTGATATTTACAAAATCTAATTCAATCATCAAAGTCACAAACAGATGCACCATCTTTCTCATCTGAAGACACGTTTTTGTGTTCACCAATTGTCCTGCCAATGGTGGCGAGTCCTTCATTATCTTCTTGAATAAAAGCTCAGATAAATGATTGATACAAAGCAACAGTCTTCAGAACCAAATCAGTCATCAAAGTCACTGTCAAATGCACCATCCTCCTCATCTGAAGACGTGTTCGTATGTTTACCGATTCTTGTCAGCGCATCCTGTAACACTCGAATGTGTTCATCGCTGGCTGACGGCATCGAGCTCTTCATCCTCTCATCCTCTTCATCACCTGTGTGAACTTTACGGAGTTCGACACCTTGACGGATAAGAGCCATCATGTCATTCACAGGATCCACTGCAGAATAGAAAAAAGGGTTCAATTTAtgaccacacacacacacaaagaGATATGCAATTAACCTTGTTTGGTGATGCTGAATGCAGTGTTTTGCTATACCTGGTGAAGTATCTTCTCCTTACGGTAATCTGAATGCCAGTTACATGTAACTAATTACATGCAGTAGGCTGAACATACGCACTCTGAATTCCCTTTTATAAGATCAGACAAACTATACACTTTTCAGAAAGACAACAATAGAGGCAAGAAATCAACATTTGTCACTGACCTTATAAAGTAATAAGTAATAAGTATTTTTAGGCTTTTCTGCTATTTGGATACTCTTGAGACCTGAAGTGAGGAAAGACTCTCACCTGACTTTGGTTTCTGCTTGGCATACGATTCTGCACTCCCAGCACGGCGTAACTTGGATTTCATGTCGCTGATATTCTTAGCATCAATTTGAAACTCTCTTGAAGGCTTGACATTTTCCTGGACTGTTTCCAGGGGTTTGTTATCCTTCCGCCATGGTGACTGTTTGGGTGGTACTGGCAAGGGCGGAGGCATGGGTGCCTGTGGGGCAACTGGAGGTGGGGGTGGGGGAGGAGGGGGTGTTCTGCTTGGTGAGAAAGTTGCTGGTGTTGAAGGTGGTGGAGGTGGAGGGGGTGGAGGGGGAATCTCTGATGAAGGGGAGAAATTTGCAGGGGTTGAAGGTGGGGCACGAGGGAAGGGGCTTGAGATGACTGGAAGACTGCCATGATCAGGTGTGTCGGTCCCTCTCTCCGTCTCTATGGTAAATGTTGAGCTATAGGCACCACTATCCACCATAGACATAGGTTGACCAGGCTGGCGTTGGAATCTTGTTGGCCTCAGAGGCGGGCGACTCGGATATTTCTGGAAAATGAAAACGAACTCATTACTCACATAACAGGTTGCACTTCAATTAAGCCGATTCATAATCTGCAATTATCCATCTAAGGGAGACAACAGGTAAATGCCAGTTGGGCCAGATTAAGCTTCACAAAGTCTGCGATAGGTGTCTGTACTATCTAACAGTACATCGTCACACTCTTGTCTGAGGAACATTGTTTTAGGTTATCACCCTTCAACACTTTCAAGTGCTTCTAAACTGCTATAAAGAGAGGTAACTAACTCTGCAACCATTCCCTCCTTACTCATTGGGTTCAAGTCTTGTTCTCGCCTGGCCAAACATACTTATCTACTTTTCGTATACAAAGTTAGATCATAATGATACAATATGATGCCTGGCCAAACATACATCTACTTTTCGTACCCAAAGTTAGATCATAATGATATAATATGATGCTCACCATTTTGTATTGCTTCAATCTTTCCAGGGTTTTCCTTCTTTCCTGCTGAATTctttcttgatttttctgttGGTCATCTTGCTGCTTTTCCTTTTTCTGCAAGAACAAAACAGTAAACAcgttaaaaaatgttttcctcTGGCCTGAAAAGATACTGCTTTTTTCTTGATCGATGAAACCTGTAGGCCTAGGCAAGGTCGCGGCTGCAAATCACCCCCCTTTTAAGTGAAAGGTGTTGAAGGACAGTCCCTTTACTTCTTCACTCACCACTGTTATTGGTCGTTTCTTAGTCTTCTTCTCCTTTTCCtctaccttcttcttcttcttttccgcACGATCTTGgatgattttctttttcttatttCTGATATTGGCTCGTCTCCTATAGATGGCACTAAGCTTTTGTTTGATGGCTAAGACCCTTGGATCAGTTACTTTCCCAGCTGGTTCATCTTCCGGACTCAGCTCTTCTTCATCCTCCACGGCATCATAAAAGACAACCTCTTCTTCGCTTTCTGAAATATCAATATGATAGATGACAAGTAGGGAATCACCATCTAATCTAGAATATAATaggaatcaaatgacaacttggcTTAACATGAGTTGGATTGGATGCGGAAGACCACAATTCATAAATAGTGATAGGTTGACCAGGATAGTAATAAGTTGTAAAACTAGCACTATGGAGAGTCAAACTAATACCTTTGATTGCATTCTGTATAACTTGTAACCTAAACTTCTGAAAATGCTCTTCTTCCTCTGTGATCCGTAAATGGGTGTCGTACACCTTCACTTGCCAGTCATAGACAGACTTTTCCAACTTTTCAAGTCTCTGTGAGAAATCGGAACCTTCTTCCAGACTGGCAATCTGTAACAGCAACACAGGACACAGAAGGATTACAAGAGGACCATTATAAAGGATGGGAGGGGTATTTGAGAtaactatttctacaataactGGAGTAAACAACCTTTAATACTTGTTCCGTACGAAGGGAGGCTACAAAAGAGGCTCACATGGGTTTTGGTTTCTTGACACTTCAGTTATGAATGGCAGCTTCACAACTTCATATCCTCGACCTTTGCAAGACTGTTTGCAGTGGTTTGCAAGGATTGTCCAGCTGGACAAACAATAACGACAAAAGTGACTTCTGCGCCACAGTGTGGAGACTGGCTTCACAGCTTTATATCCATGCAGTGTTTGACCAAATAAGCCATACTGATATTTGCAAGATCTTGATTAAGACAGCTGCCTGGTCTTACCTCCTGTTTGAGCTTATCTCTCTGGTTTTCACAACGTTTCTTTTCAGAATGTAACAACTGTTGTCTCTCCAGAGACAAGTCTTCCTCGACCctaaaatgaacaaaaacatTTTAGAAATATATTGAATTTGAAGCTAATTTTCAAGTCAGCAGCAATCCATTTGATCAATTACCACTATGATAGAGCTTTCAATTTTACAGTGAAAAATTGAGATAATTGGTGTAAATAGCAAAATAGGACAACGAAATTCTACATGTTGGATGAAATGTACCTGTGCCTCAAATCTACAACAATGAATCTTATATGAAACGACTCGACTCTATCCTTTAAAATCAAAACTAGGAGACCTGACAATTTTGACAAATCATTAAAACAGCTACAGGGGATACTTACCTTTCCAACCTTGGTCTGCCACTAAGAACAAATGCAGATTTTCCAAAGCTGTCTTTGTCACACAGTAAACGAGCTTTGACATCTGGAAAGGCAATACATACATCACCAGTCATAATGTTTGCGCCatgtgatgaaatattttcaggaGTTCAAGCTTTAGTGAAGTACGCACGGAGAATTATGCAGGGAGAAAAAGGTGTGCAAACAGGTTAGTAAACTATTTCTTAAAAAAAGAAACTGACAAAATTGCTGTTC
This is a stretch of genomic DNA from Lineus longissimus chromosome 2, tnLinLong1.2, whole genome shotgun sequence. It encodes these proteins:
- the LOC135482941 gene encoding junction-mediating and -regulatory protein-like, which translates into the protein MASTMSTVTQFTFDQVDSLEDWVAIKEHPFFEKEKHSKLSFIVAYNEVEEKIAVTAREGARVASDTEIVGWSGLYSFRDLRCIHEQLCLVHPSLSPYLPELPQEHRGLMAMFSTPELPPENVSELIEMFLKIALEICGQSLLVSTLFETHTYEEYFENVSELKKRQYDEAVSRAEEELRSILFLRDGSINMLDMSEMYSLEDETLFKLNVALARLYNYQLQPFLDMREVSYNKVQEAKRQLKNPNIGNRVKAEYAAMFTEWQAHYSQALDMIQEVYIKYYTKSTEILEDVKARLLCDKDSFGKSAFVLSGRPRLERVEEDLSLERQQLLHSEKKRCENQRDKLKQEIASLEEGSDFSQRLEKLEKSVYDWQVKVYDTHLRITEEEEHFQKFRLQVIQNAIKESEEEVVFYDAVEDEEELSPEDEPAGKVTDPRVLAIKQKLSAIYRRRANIRNKKKKIIQDRAEKKKKKVEEKEKKTKKRPITVKKEKQQDDQQKNQERIQQERRKTLERLKQYKMKYPSRPPLRPTRFQRQPGQPMSMVDSGAYSSTFTIETERGTDTPDHGSLPVISSPFPRAPPSTPANFSPSSEIPPPPPPPPPPSTPATFSPSRTPPPPPPPPPVAPQAPMPPPLPVPPKQSPWRKDNKPLETVQENVKPSREFQIDAKNISDMKSKLRRAGSAESYAKQKPKSVDPVNDMMALIRQGVELRKVHTGDEEDERMKSSMPSASDEHIRVLQDALTRIGKHTNTSSDEEDGAFDSDFDD